In Parageobacillus sp. KH3-4, the genomic window TGTTTTCTACAATTGCTTTGCGATCGATGGCCATGGCAAACGCACGGCGAATTTTTGCGTTATTGAACGGCTCTTTAGCTACGTTAAACATAAACATATAAGTTCCAAAATACGGAACGACTTTGTATTCTTTATTATTTTTTTCTTGAGCAACCGCATCTGTAGGCAAAGTTGCAATTAAATCGAGCTCTCCTGTTTTGTACATTTGATAATATGTTGTCGCGTCATTAACCATCTTCCACGTTACTTTTTCCATGTTGATCGTGTCTTTGTTCCAGTAGTGCTGATTCTTTTCAATCACCACTTCGCTGTTATGTTTCCATTCGGTCAGTTGGTAAGCTCCATTACTTACATAGCCTTTTGCTTCGGCAGCCCATTTTGGGTTCGATTCGACGAGCGATTTTTTCACCGGATAAAACGTCCACATTGTTAATAGCTTGTCAAAATAACTTAATGGTGCCTTTAGTTCAACTTGCAGCGTTTTATCATCTAAGGCTTTAATTCCTACCTGATCGGCGCTTCCTTTTCCTTTGTTATATTCTTCGGCACCTTTAATATAGTACATGTAGAATGCGAACGGGCTCCCTGTCTTCGGATCGAGCACTCGTTTCCAAGCATATTCAAAATCTTGGGCGGTCACCGGATCGCCGTCAGACCATTTTGCATCATCGCGAATCGTAAACGTATAAGTTTTTCCATCTTCAGATACTTTTACATCACTTGCAGCTCCTAATACAGGTTCCCCTTTTTGATTTTTCGTATACAGTCCTTCAAATAAGTGATCGATAATCCATCCTGATGTTGTATCTGATGCAAGGGCAGGGTCTAAACTTGGAGGTTCGCTCATCGCATTTAACGTAATTTCTTGCTTAATATTTTTGGCTGCTCCATCTCCCGAAGTTCCCTTGCTTCCGCATCCAGTTAACACGGCAGAAACCAATAATAGTAATGCGAATATACTTGCAAAAGCTTTTTTCATGTTTTTTATCCCCCTTTAGAAATTGTTTATTGATTATACAAATGGCAAGCTGTCCAATGGTTTTTCTTTACTTCTCTCCAAGCTGGCTCCACTTTGGAACAAATGTCCATTGCATATGGGCATCTCGTTCGAAATCTACAGCCGCTTGGAGGATGAACAGGACTGGGTGGATCTCCTGAAAGAACGATTCTTTCCCTTTTTCTAGCTAGTCTTGGATTTGGGATCGGAATCGCTGACAAAAGCGCTTGCGTATAAGGATGCAACGGTTCTTCAAATAAATCGGAACTTTCTGCAATTTCCATCATTTTTCCAAGATACATCACCCCTATCCGATCGCTAATATGTTTTACCATTCCAAGATCATGCGCAATAAACAAATAGGTTAAATTTTCTTCTTGTTTTAAATCATCGAGCAAGTTAACTACTTGTGCTTGAATGGAAACGTCTAAAGCGGAGATCGGCTCATCGGCGACAATAAATTTCGGTTTTACCGCCAATGCACGCGCAATGCCAATCCGTTGTCTTTGACCTCCACTAAATTCGTGAGGAAACCGCTCTGCATGTTCAGGCCGCAATCCTACCCTTTCGAGAAGGTGATACACTAATTCTTGTCTTTCTTTTCCTTTCGCTAAATGGTGGGCATCAATCCCTTCCGCAATAATGTCGCCCACCCTCATTCGCGGATTTAATGATGCGTGCGGATCTTGGAAAATCATTTGCATTTCTCGATTCAATTTTCTTTGCGCCTGTCTATCTAAACGCCCTAATTCATGGCCGTCAAAGCGGATCTGGCCCGAAGTAGCAGGATAAAGACCGACAATCGTTTTTCCTAACGTCGATTTTCCGCTTCCGCTTTCGCCGACTAACCCAAACGTTTCTCCTTTGCGAATAGAGAAGGAAATCCCGTCTACCGATTTTACCGTTTGGTTAGGACCGATCTTAAAATGCTTTTTTACATTTTCTACTTGAAGAATCTCCTCAGACATCTATTACTCCCTCCCTGCTGCAATGAACGCTTCCACTTTGGGAGCTCTAGGGTCATTCAGCCAGCATCTTGCTGTATGTCCATTCGAAATATCGAATTCTTGCGGGCTTTTTTCTGCACAAATTTCCATCGCATATGGACAACGCGGTGCAAATGGGCATCCTTTTGGCGGTGAAAAAAGATCCGGGGGAGAGCCCTCTATCGGCACTAGACGTTTCTTCACTTTGTCATGCAAATTTGGAATAGAACGCAATAGCCCCCATGTATACGGATGTTTAGGATTTTCGAATATATCAAAAACGGTGCCCGCCTCCACCACGGTTCCGCCATACATGACGATGACCCGCTGCGCCATTTCAGCCACTACACCTAAGTCATGCGTAATTAAGATAATCGACATCCCCATCTTTCTTTGCAAATCTTTCATCAAATCGAGAATTTGCGCTTGAATCGTAACATCTAGCGCCGTTGTCGGTTCATCCGCGATAAGCAGTTTCGGATTACATGCTAAAGCAATGGCAATCACCACTCTTTGTCTCATTCCCCCGCTGAATTCATGGGGATATTGATGATACCTTTGTTCCGCGTTCGGAATCCCTACTAGACGCAACAATTCTATCGCTTTTTGCTTTGCTTCGGCTTTCGACAGTTTTTGATGTTTCCGTATCCCTTCTGCGATCTGTTTTCCGATTTTCATTGTTGGATTTAATGATGTCATCGGGTCTTGGAAAACCATTCCTATTTCTGAACCTCTTAATTTTCGCATTTCTTTTTTCGATAAATGAATAATATCTTTTCCATTAAAGCGGACGTTTCCATCCTTAATGTTTTTCGTTGGAATTAATCCCATAATCGTTTGAACGGTTACCGTCTTGCCGCTTCCGCTTTCCCCAACAATAGCGACAACTTCCCCTTGATCGACGTAAAACGAAACATCGCGAACTGCCTGAACTTCGCCGCCATACGTCGGGAATGTCACTTTAAGATGCTCTACTTCTAATAAATGGTTCATGGAGACAATCACCTCCTATTTTCCTGTTCTTAGATCTAGCGCATCTTGTAAGCCGTCCCCAAATACGTTAAAGGCAAACATGGTCAAAGCAATCATAAACCCAGGGAAAAATAGTCTCCACCATTGACCGTTTAAAATAACACCTAAAGCATCATTTGCCATCGTTCCCCAGCTTGCAAACGGAGCTTGTACTCCTAATCCTAAAAAGCTTAAAAACGATTCAGCAAAGATCGCTTGTGGAATCGTAAAGGTTAAATTGACAATGATAATTCCTAATGTATTAGGCAACAAATGGCGGAAAATGATTTTCGCGTGTGATGTTCCTAATTTTTGTGCCGCCATCACATACTCTTGCTGCTTTAGCTGGAGAATTTGGCCTCTAATAATTCGGGCCATCCCTACCCATCCCGTAATCGAAAGCGCAATAATGATCGTCCATAATCCCGGTTCCATAATGACCATAAGCAAAATCACGATTAATAGATACGGAATGCCGTACAGTATTTCCACAATCCTCATTAAGATATTGTCAATACGATCCCCAAGTTTTCCTCTTCCTGCCATATACCCTGATACTCCGCCCACAAGAACTCCTATCACTAAATCGATGAACGCAGCGACGAGCCCGACGGTCAGCGATATGCGCGCTCCATACCAAGTACGTGACCA contains:
- a CDS encoding peptide ABC transporter substrate-binding protein, with product MKKAFASIFALLLLVSAVLTGCGSKGTSGDGAAKNIKQEITLNAMSEPPSLDPALASDTTSGWIIDHLFEGLYTKNQKGEPVLGAASDVKVSEDGKTYTFTIRDDAKWSDGDPVTAQDFEYAWKRVLDPKTGSPFAFYMYYIKGAEEYNKGKGSADQVGIKALDDKTLQVELKAPLSYFDKLLTMWTFYPVKKSLVESNPKWAAEAKGYVSNGAYQLTEWKHNSEVVIEKNQHYWNKDTINMEKVTWKMVNDATTYYQMYKTGELDLIATLPTDAVAQEKNNKEYKVVPYFGTYMFMFNVAKEPFNNAKIRRAFAMAIDRKAIVENITKSGEKPAYAFVPYGADTPDGDFREVGGAYFEENVKEAKKLLQEGMKEEGWSTLPEVTLIYNTAENHKKIAEAVQEMLKRNLGVKIKLANQEWKTYLETTEQSNFQMARMGWIGIFVDPTVILDYYLGDSPNNRTNWVNKQFDDLMAKAKVEQDDKKRYELLHEAEKVLMTDMPFIPVYFYSQNYLTSPKFKGIVYPVNRYPDVRWAKKIAE
- a CDS encoding ABC transporter ATP-binding protein; the encoded protein is MSEEILQVENVKKHFKIGPNQTVKSVDGISFSIRKGETFGLVGESGSGKSTLGKTIVGLYPATSGQIRFDGHELGRLDRQAQRKLNREMQMIFQDPHASLNPRMRVGDIIAEGIDAHHLAKGKERQELVYHLLERVGLRPEHAERFPHEFSGGQRQRIGIARALAVKPKFIVADEPISALDVSIQAQVVNLLDDLKQEENLTYLFIAHDLGMVKHISDRIGVMYLGKMMEIAESSDLFEEPLHPYTQALLSAIPIPNPRLARKRERIVLSGDPPSPVHPPSGCRFRTRCPYAMDICSKVEPAWREVKKNHWTACHLYNQ
- a CDS encoding ABC transporter ATP-binding protein — translated: MNHLLEVEHLKVTFPTYGGEVQAVRDVSFYVDQGEVVAIVGESGSGKTVTVQTIMGLIPTKNIKDGNVRFNGKDIIHLSKKEMRKLRGSEIGMVFQDPMTSLNPTMKIGKQIAEGIRKHQKLSKAEAKQKAIELLRLVGIPNAEQRYHQYPHEFSGGMRQRVVIAIALACNPKLLIADEPTTALDVTIQAQILDLMKDLQRKMGMSIILITHDLGVVAEMAQRVIVMYGGTVVEAGTVFDIFENPKHPYTWGLLRSIPNLHDKVKKRLVPIEGSPPDLFSPPKGCPFAPRCPYAMEICAEKSPQEFDISNGHTARCWLNDPRAPKVEAFIAAGRE
- a CDS encoding ABC transporter permease yields the protein MILQKEEDALFRPIDRSRLESDVIQRPSLSFGKQVLINIVKNKMAMLGAVLLLAIVIMAIVGPHLVPYSYSEQNLANGSQPPSSKHWFGTDDLGRDMWSRTWYGARISLTVGLVAAFIDLVIGVLVGGVSGYMAGRGKLGDRIDNILMRIVEILYGIPYLLIVILLMVIMEPGLWTIIIALSITGWVGMARIIRGQILQLKQQEYVMAAQKLGTSHAKIIFRHLLPNTLGIIIVNLTFTIPQAIFAESFLSFLGLGVQAPFASWGTMANDALGVILNGQWWRLFFPGFMIALTMFAFNVFGDGLQDALDLRTGK